In Miscanthus floridulus cultivar M001 chromosome 5, ASM1932011v1, whole genome shotgun sequence, one genomic interval encodes:
- the LOC136553260 gene encoding cyclin-A1-2-like — translation MSTHASSRRSSSSSSAAAKRPAMAAGPAAAQAKKRAALGNITNVVAAPVGRAAAVGKVAPPATAAKSKSATSAAPLKKPSLANVRNVSSIRGSAVKSASIKPAPPVSRLGSSTRQKHNVPLPKVPTTVHVPSRAPALVPCSSFVSPGRSGDSVSIDETMSTCDSMKSPDFEYIDNGDSSMLASLQRRADEHLLISEDRDVEENKWKKNAPAPMEIDRVCDVDNDLLDPQLCATLASDIYMHLREAETKKRPSTDFMETIQKDVNPSMRAILIDWLVEVAEEYRLVPDTLYLTVNYIDRYLSGNEINRQRLQLLGVACMLIAAKYEEICAPQVEEFCYITDNTYFRDEVLEMEASVLNYLKFEMTAPTAKCFLRRFARSAQACDEDPALHLEFLANYIAELSLLEYNLLLYPPSLIAASAIFLARFILQPTKYPWNSTLAHYTQYKPSELSDCVKALHRLFSVGPGSNLPAIREKYSQHKYKFVAKKQCPPQIPTEFFRDATC, via the exons ATGTCGACCCACGCCTCCTCCCGccgctcctcctcgtcctcgtccgcggCCGCCAAGCGCCCCGCGATGGCGGCGGGGCCCGCCGCCGCGCAGGCCAAGAAGCGCGCCGCGCTTGGCAACATCACCAACGTCGTCGCCGCTCCGGTGGGGAGGGCCGCCGCCGTTGGGAAGGTCgcgccaccggccaccgccgcg AAATCGAAGTCAGCTACCTCGGCTGCACCCTTAAAGAAGCCATCTTTGGCAAATGTTCGCAATGTGAGCTCCATTCGGGGTTCTGCTGTGAAGTCGGCTTCCATCAAGCCAGCTCCACCAGTATCACGCCTTGGCAGCAGCACAAGGCAGAAGCATAATGTTCCTCTTCCTAAGGTGCCGACCACTGTCCATGTGCCAAGTCGTGCTCCTGCCTTGGTACCCTGCAGCAGTTTCGTGTCTCCTGGACGTTCAGGAGATTCAGTTTCTATTGACGAGACGATGTCGACTTGCGACTCCATGAAAAGCCCGGACTTCGAGTACATAGACAATGGGGATTCCTCGATGCTGGCTTCGTTGCAGCGACGGGCGGATGAACATTTGCTTATATCAGAAGATAGAGATGTTGAAG AAAATAAATGGAAGAAAAATGCACCTGCCCCAATGGAAATTGACCGCGTCTGTGATGTTGACAACGACTTGTTGGATCCACAGTTGTGCGCTACTCTGGCTTCTGACATCTACATGCATCTGCGAGAGGCTGAG ACAAAGAAAAGACCATCAACTGATTTCATGGAAACGATTCAAAAAGATGTCAACCCAAGCATGAGGGCAATTTTGATAGACTGGCTCGTGGAA gttgctgAAGAATACCGTCTCGTTCCTGATACTTTGTACCTGACAGTTAACTACATCGACCGTTATCTTTCTGGCAACGAAATCAACCGCCAAAGGCTGCAATTACTTGGTGTTGCTTGCATGCTTATAGCTGC AAAATACGAGGAGATATGTGCACCCCAAGTAGAAGAATTCTGCTACATAACAGACAATACATACTTCAGAGATGAG GTTCTAGAAATGGAAGCTTCGGTGCTGAATTACTTGAAGTTTGAAATGACAGCACCTACAGCAAAGTGCTTTTTGAG GAGATTTGCTCGTTCTGCACAAGCGTGTGATGAG GATCCTGCTTTGCATCTCGAGTTCCTCGCCAATTACATCGCTGAGCTATCGCTGCTGGAGTACAATCTACTCTTGTACCCTCCATCACTAATAGCTGcctcagctattttcttggcgaGATTTATACTCCAGCCAACAAAGTATCCTTGG AACTCCACACTTGCTCATTACACGCAGTACAAGCCGTCGGAATTGAGCGACTGTGTTAAGGCATTGCATCGCCTTTTCAGCGTTGGTCCTGGGAGCAACCTTCCAGCAATCAGAGAAAAGTACAGTCAACATAAG TACAAATTTGTTGCAAAGAAGCAGTGTCCGCCACAAATCCCTACCGAATTCTTCAGGGATGCGACATGCTAG